Proteins from a genomic interval of Neodiprion lecontei isolate iyNeoLeco1 chromosome 2, iyNeoLeco1.1, whole genome shotgun sequence:
- the LOC107226918 gene encoding zinc finger protein 287, which yields MDMVCRLCLCDEPNLIPIFYASKCTSELQLQIQNYCSIEITENDALPKMICNCCKDKLTSIDEFKTQCEHSDLKLREYYKIFSPKQTSHSIFEALKDIGIQTDDNIEGNPSLSTNSFFDIHQKEICKVNVTPVSLEMIYSDIAADDDNDDDDDDEDSKKFGCVANGIRSSNSLEVEDCNLRKDNTKVKTRRVRIHADKVLTGKSVKQPKEKEKFDCNLCQKVYVSKKALLKHTEAHLKSEIVTCNVCNKTFNNSEKLSEHMKKHNDAMDFKCEVCGMPFKERVKLNFHLRVHGKGPLINTDKQYLCDMCSRTFASKSGLRFHLKSHAGNKPYKCKFCSKSFTIPSYKKRHERTHTGDKHFICHICSAAFASANGLKYHLRSHTGEANYHCDTCGKSFRRHKYLKEHTFIHTGEKPFICKMCGSAYGNSGSLFVHERKCKTKHSVGFIDSSKL from the exons ATGGATATGGTGTGTAGGTTATGCCTTTGCGATGAGCCCAATTTGATTCCAATATTTTATGCGAGCAAATGCACATCGGAGCTACaattacaaattcaaaattattgttcTATAGAG ATAACGGAGAATGATGCATTGCCTAAAATGATATGTAATTGTTGTAAAGATAAATTGACATCTATTGATGAGTTTAAAACGCAGTGCGAACATTCTGATCTAAAACTAAGggaatattacaaaattttctcgcCCAAGCAAACGTctcattcaattttcgaagCACTTAAG GATATCGGCATTCAGACGGATGATAATATTGAAGGTAACCCATCGCTTTCGACAAATTCTTTCTTTGACATACATCAAAAGGAAATATGTAAGGTAAACGTAACGCCTGTTTCACTGGAGATGATATACAGCGATATCGCTgctgatgatgataatgatgatgatgatgatgatgaagatAGCAAAAAATTCGGCTGCGTCGCGAATGGAATACGTTCAAGCAATAGTCTAGAAGTTGAGGACTGTAATTTGCGCAAGGATAATACAAAAGTTAAAACGCGACGTGTACGAATCCATGCTGATAAAGTCTTGACGGGCAAGAGTGTAAAACAGccaaaagaaaaggaaaaatttgacTGTAATTTGTGTCAAAAAGTTTACGTTTCTAAGAAAGCATTACTAAAGCATACTGAGGCACATTTGAAAAGCGAAATCGTGACGTGTAATGTCTGCAATAAAACGTTCAATAATAGTGAAAAATTAAGTGAACATATGAAAAAGCATAATGATGCTATGGATTTTAAATGCGAAGTGTGTGGTATGCCGTTCAAAGAACGAGTAAAACTAAACTTTCATTTAAGGGTACATGGTAAGGGTCCTTTAATAAACACAGATAAACAATATTTATGTGATATGTGCAGCCGAACTTTTGCTTCCAAATCCGGACTACGATTTCACTTGAAATCACACGCTGGTAATAAACCTTACAAATGTAAATTCTGTAGTAAAAGCTTCACCATTCCCAGCTACAAAAAAAGACACGAGCGAACTCATACAGGTGACAAACATTTCATTTGTCACATATGTAGTGCTGCTTTTGCTTCGGCGAATGGATTGAAGTACCATTTAAGGTCGCACACGGGTGAAGCTAATTATCACTGCGATACTTGTGGCAAATCGTTTAGGCGCCATAAGTATCTCAAAGAGCACACTTTCATTCATACGGGAGAAAAACCGTTCATCTGTAAGATGTGCGGCTCTGCATATGGAAATTCGGGAAGCTTGTTCGTTCACGAAAGAAAGTGCAAAACTAAGCATTCTGTTGGATTTAttgattcttcaaaattatag
- the LOC107226928 gene encoding exopolyphosphatase PRUNE1 translates to MDSFLEASKACLDNLVRYKIVRVVLGNPTCDLDSAVCALVYAFHRYNDVKDKGEDIAVIPLLNIPEKEFRLKTEVLYHFEKHSIPLELLTFRDQLSLEVLSSEKKLEIILVDHHTLSEESRGLANSVVEIIDHRPQDPAWLWPQKEIKIKIVGSCSTLIAKILIDKKSKILDPRICSFLRGPILVDTVNFSVEANRATPDDVEVIKKLEEIGFITSDREMEYKELLFAKTDISRLTPGELLIRDLKVANGIPISGLPILVESFVKLDGAFEALTEFTTEYSCSVTVVMGLDLRNDTVTRDIAIFSPTNNNLRSTIIESLKSNTEPSLNLMEEQMISTRNKYDLVLFKQGNVKASRKQILPIIRSISINCNSF, encoded by the exons ATGGATTCCTTTCTGGAAGCATCAAAAGCTTGTTTG GATAATCTAGttcggtataaaattgtcCGGGTAGTATTGGGTAATCCAACATGTGATTTGGATTCAGCAGTGTGTGCACTTGTCTATGCATTCCATCGCTACAACGATGTTAAAGACAAAGGTGAAGATATTGCTGTAATACCTTTGCTCAATATTCCGGAAAAAGAATTTCGTTTGAAAACTGAAGTTCTGTaccattttgaaaaacacaGCATACCACTGGAGCTGTTGACTTTCAG AGATCAGTTGAGTCTTGAGGTTCTTAGCAGtgaaaagaaattagaaattattttgGTAGACCACCATACTCTCTCTGAGGAAAGTCGAGGCCTTGCTAATTCGGTTGTAGAGATTATTGATCACAGACCACAAGACCCAGCATGGTTATGGCCGCAGAAAGAGATTAAGATAAAAATAGTTGGCAGCTGTTCAACTTTGATTGCCAAGATtctgattgataaaaaatcgaaaattctggATCCTCGTATCTGCAGTTTCCTGCGAG GGCCAATCTTGGTTGACACAGTCAACTTTTCTGTCGAAGCTAACAGAGCCACTCCTGACGATGTTGAAGTTATTAAGAAACTTGAGGAGATTGGGTTCATTACTTCCGACAGAGAGATGGAATACAAAGAACTCCTTTTCGCTAAAACAGACATCAGTAGGTTGACCCCCGGGGAGTTGTTGATCAGGGATCTGAAGGTTGCTAATGGTATACCGATTTCAGGCCTTCCAATCTTGGTAgag AGTTTTGTGAAACTGGACGGTGCCTTTGAAGCACTCACTGAATTTACAACGGAATATAGCTGTTCCGTGACCGTTGTGATGGGTTTAGATCTGAGAAATGACACAGTAACGAGAGATATTGCTATATTTTCGCCGACTAATAACAATCTACGAAGTACA ATTATAGAATCGTTGAAATCTAACACAGAACCCTCGCTGAATTTAATGGAAGAACAGATGATTTCAACACGTAATAAATACGACcttgttttattcaaacagGGCAATGTAAAAGCGTCGAGGAAACAAATACTCCCGATCATCAGAAGCATATctataaattgtaattctttttaa
- the LOC107227138 gene encoding discoidin domain-containing receptor 2, producing MEAVGIFIKVLIVVACYTDEPIKYVFAQCIIPLGMEEGKIPDNAITASSSYEMKSVGPQNARIRQEKNGGAWCPKAQISSDIREYLEVDLTNNHLITWTETQGRFGNGQGQEYAETFFLEYWRDLKWYQYKTMKGDKVLRGNSNTYLVEKQKLDLPFVASRVRFVPYSQHPRTVCMRVEIYGCVWEQQITKYSAPKGETFGPNGCNVEDSSYDGIKNGNRMVDGLGQLTDGVYGEEPSTIASSFTNWVGWSNLNPVELTFEFYEVRGFENCTIHAAHIPSRNIEVFSTAYVWFSFDGKQYHQTSEKLEVNEDVKSTTRSVSISLQSRIGRFVKIELVPKAKWLLVSEVTFDSVPASRNLSDESLEQFYRACHKDNETELSDTEDSHSSYNKTIFELNTNLTPDAFPVSNSQTYIGLVSGVLTVTALLLTCTIFLMKQRGRNKVALLQKHTALLCRSPTHGITINMKDIKMPPPVIINGLSQSKLSLKSKILSVDSHSLRNDDTLGSEYEKCSVYERTYKLYSKENLGYEPHTHKSDRVSSCKSEYSDFTSDSCCDDKIVDRLVLTPFPIKRLCHTSSRTNHQIYEGYYAATDILTINNRERQSCSNLFTSLQIEDAVHPSHVSDSCNLHHVSRHRLKILDKLGEGNFGLVHLCEAKGIHSPDSNTIRNKQVVIVRSLWRGVTDSLRKHFMNDMYSLAKIRDVNIARVIALVEEEPFGAVFEYGELGDIPSFIRTHEKSSDDMPLSYGCLLNFVTQIASGMKYLESLNIPHRDLAARNCVVSKNMTIKVSDHAMYCSKYDQEYYIDDCYARVPLRWMAWEAILLRKQTCRSDVWSYAITVWEILMNCAEVPYADLTSEQVLENFSRWYHCGPTDKNQPRILRQPVPCSRDLYHMMTKCWSKRADDRPTFEEIYLFLKRLSFD from the exons ATGGAAGCCGTAGGTATATTCATAAAAGTACTCATTGTCGTGGCTTGTTACACGGACGAGCCAATTAAATATGTTTTTG CGCAATGTATCATTCCACTCGGCATGGAAGAGGGAAAGATTCCAGACAACGCGATTACCGCCTCCTCCAGTTACGAAATGAAATCCGTTGGCCCCCAAAATGCTAG AATACGCCAGGAGAAAAATGGTGGAGCTTGGTGTCCGAAAGCCCAAATTAGCAGTGACATTAGAGAATACTTGGAGGTGGATCTTACGAATAATCACCTTATTACATGGACTGAAACCCAGGGTAGATTTGGCAATGGTCAAGGGCAAGAATACGCGGAAACGTTTTTTCTGGAATATTGGCGTGACCTGAAATGGTACCAATACAAAACCATGAAAGGGGACAAG GTACTTCGTGGAAACAGCAACACGTATCTGGTAGAGAAGCAAAAATTGGATTTGCCGTTTGTTGCCAGCAGAGTTCGATTCGTTCCGTACAGTCAACATCCGCGAACGGTTTGCATGCGAGTTGAAATTTACGGATGTGTTTGGGAAC AACAAATCACTAAATATTCGGCCCCGAAAGGGGAGACTTTTGGACCCAATGGCTGCAATGTCGAAGACTCATCTTACGACGGTATTAAAAATGGTAATCGTATGGTCGATGGACTCGGACAACTGACCGATGGTGTATACGGAGAAGAGCCGAGCACCATAGCCAGCAGTTTCACAAATTGGGTTGGCTGGAGCAATTTGAACCCAGTGGAGCTGACCTTCGAGTTTTACGAAGTACGGGGATTTGAAAACTGTACCATCCACGCGGCGCATATACCGTCCCGAAATATCGAG GTCTTCTCCACTGCGTACGTTTGGTTTTCATTCGATGGCAAGCAATATCATCAAACTTCGGAAAAGCTTGAGGTCAACGAAGATGTAAAATCGACTACCAGGAGCGTATCGATATCATTACAATCCAGGATAGGACGTTTCGTTAAAATTGAACTTGTTCCAAAAGCTAAATGGCTCCTCGTGAGCGAAGTCACGTTCGATTCTG TACCGGCATCGCGGAATCTATCGGACGAATCGTTGGAACAATTTTATCGGGCGTGTCACAAGGATAATGAAACTGAACTGAGCGATACCGAAGACTCGCATTCGAGCTACAACAAGacaatttttgaattgaacACCAATTTGACACCCGACGCGTTTCCGGTCAGCAATTCTCAGACCTACATAGGACTTGTCAGCGGTGTTCTGACGGTAACTGCGCTTCTGCTGACTTGCacgatttttttgatgaaGCAAAGGGGACGCAACAAAGTCGCATTGCTGCAGAAGCACACGGCCTTGTTGTGCAGATCACCGACACACGGAATAACGATCAATATGAAAGACATTAAAATGCCCCCACCTGTGATCATCAACGGCTTATCCCAGTCGAAATTGTCTCTGAAAAGTAAAATACTATCGGTTGACAGTCACAGTCTTCGGAACGACGATACTCTTGGTAGCGAATACGAGAAATGTAGCGTCTACGAAAGGACTTACAAACTTTATTCGAAGGAGAACCTCGGCTACGAACCTCACACCCACAAAAGCGATCGAGTGTCCAGTTGTAAGAGTGAATATTCGG ATTTTACAAGCGACAGTTGCTGTGACGATAAAATTGTCGATCGTTTGGTCCTTACCCCGTTTCCAATAAAAAGACTTTGCCATACTTCGTCTAGAACTAATCACCAAATTTACGAAGGTTACTACGCGGCAACGGATATTTTgacg ATCAATAATAGAGAACGACAAAGTTGTTCGAATTTGTTCACATCCCTACAAATTGAGGATGCCGTACATCCGTCGCACGTTTCTGACTCTTGTAACCTCCACCATGTTTCAAGACATAGACTAAAAATCCTGGACAAACTGGGGGAGGGGAATTTTGGACTG GTTCATTTGTGCGAAGCTAAAGGTATTCATAGTCCAGATTCAAATACGATACGCAATAAACAGGTTGTGATAGTGCGATCCCTTTGGCGCGGAGTTACAGATTCATTGAG AAAACACTTTATGAACGACATGTACTCACTGGCGAAAATTCGAGATGTAAATATAGCTCGAGTAATAGCTCTTGTCGAGGAAGAACCATTCGGAGCAGTTTTTGAGTACGGCGAGCTCGGGGATATTCCTAGTTTTATCAGAACTCATGAAAAGTCAAGTGACGACATGCCGTTAAG ttacggatgtttactgaatttcgTAACTCAGATTGCCTCAGGAATGAAATACTTGGAAAGCTTGAACATTCCGCACCGTGATTTGGCTGCAAG GAATTGTGTCGTTAGCAAGAATATGACCATAAAAGTATCAGATCATGCAATGTATTGTAGCAAGTATGATCAGGAGTATTACATAGACGACTGTTACGCGAGAGTTCCACTTCGTTGGATggcgtgggaggcaattttaCTG AGAAAGCAAACTTGCAGATCCGATGTTTGGTCCTATGCAATTACGGTTTGGGAAATTCTGATGAACTGTGCGGAAGTACCTTATGCTGATTTAACGTCTGAGCAAGTGTTGGAAAACTTTAGCAGATGGTACCATTGTGGACCAACGGATAAGAATCAGCCTCGTATTCTTCGACAACCAGTTCCATGCTCAAGAGATTTGTATCACATGATGACTAAGTGTTGGAGTAAACGTGCAGATGACAGGCCAACCTTTGAAGAAATCTACCTATTTCTGAAGCGATTGAGCTTCGATTGA